A genomic segment from Cyanobium sp. NIES-981 encodes:
- a CDS encoding NAD(P)H-quinone oxidoreductase subunit F: MNALFLETAWLVPVYPLVAAILSLAWSPGVISRTGPRPCGYMNLLLVTVSFVHSVLALVTLHGNAKAGAAALYAPITFSWTWLNTAGLKIGFDGLITEPALIAMTVITGLHILVQVYSIGYMEMDWGWARFFGCLSFFEAGLCALVITDSLFFSYVILELLTLGTYLIVGTWYNQPLVVKGARDAFLTKRIGDLILLAGVIALLPVTGTWNFHGLQAWAAEQMAAAPGNPSPLPLGQTLILLALIAGPMGKCAQIPLHLWLDEAMESPLPSTVLRNSVVVTGGAWLLLRLEPLLELSPFVRAVLVVVGGSTAVVSSLIALAQVDIKRALSFLVSSWLGLLFVAVGLAGTTVADHLLLVYPLPMALMLMTLGTVIVSNITQDLTQLGGLWSRRPVMGIAFLVGAAGLVGLPPFGGFSALRELLDLTAASNHPVLLSGLVLVTNALIAGGLIRVFGLIWAGEPSVFTIRSAEVLWLMVLPATVLMGVVLHLPVILAVNHVFPLNPLLAWSPTALLLLTSTLVGGGLSAVFYLRPHPLAKLPAMLGGLQAWLAQDMQTERFYHRTVVAMVLALARIGAWSDARLVDGFSSGTGAAAMAGARRLSFTTSGRSQAYALTLVLGVLLMAAWLIAGGGQPVPQTLP, from the coding sequence TGCCCTGTTTCTGGAAACAGCCTGGCTGGTACCGGTGTACCCGCTGGTCGCCGCCATCCTCTCCCTGGCCTGGTCTCCGGGGGTGATCTCCCGCACCGGTCCGAGGCCCTGCGGTTATATGAATCTGCTGCTGGTCACGGTGTCCTTCGTGCACAGCGTGCTGGCCCTGGTCACCCTGCATGGCAATGCCAAGGCCGGTGCGGCTGCGCTCTACGCCCCGATCACATTCAGCTGGACCTGGCTGAACACCGCCGGCCTCAAGATCGGCTTCGACGGACTGATCACCGAGCCAGCCCTGATCGCGATGACCGTGATCACAGGCCTGCACATTCTGGTTCAGGTCTATTCGATTGGCTACATGGAGATGGACTGGGGCTGGGCCCGTTTCTTCGGCTGCCTCAGCTTCTTCGAGGCCGGGCTCTGTGCCCTGGTGATCACCGATTCGCTGTTCTTCAGTTATGTGATTCTGGAGCTGCTCACCCTCGGCACCTATCTGATCGTGGGCACCTGGTACAACCAGCCCCTCGTGGTGAAGGGGGCCCGGGATGCCTTCCTCACCAAGCGGATCGGCGACCTCATCCTGCTGGCCGGGGTGATCGCCCTGCTGCCTGTGACGGGCACCTGGAATTTCCATGGCCTGCAGGCCTGGGCGGCCGAACAGATGGCCGCCGCCCCTGGCAACCCCAGCCCCCTGCCCCTGGGGCAGACCCTGATCCTGCTGGCCCTGATCGCCGGACCGATGGGTAAGTGCGCCCAGATTCCCCTCCACCTGTGGCTGGACGAGGCGATGGAAAGCCCACTGCCTTCCACGGTGCTGCGGAATTCCGTGGTGGTGACCGGCGGCGCCTGGTTGCTGCTGCGCCTCGAGCCCCTGCTCGAACTCAGCCCCTTCGTGCGGGCCGTGCTGGTGGTGGTGGGTGGTTCCACCGCCGTGGTGAGCTCCCTGATCGCCCTGGCCCAGGTGGACATCAAGCGGGCCCTGTCCTTTCTGGTGAGCAGCTGGCTGGGCCTGCTGTTCGTTGCGGTGGGCCTGGCGGGAACCACCGTGGCCGACCACCTGCTGCTGGTGTACCCGCTGCCGATGGCCCTGATGCTGATGACCCTGGGCACGGTGATCGTGAGCAACATCACCCAGGACCTCACCCAGCTGGGTGGCCTGTGGAGCCGGCGACCGGTGATGGGCATCGCCTTCCTGGTGGGCGCCGCCGGCCTGGTGGGGCTCCCCCCGTTCGGCGGCTTTTCAGCCCTGCGGGAGCTGCTCGATCTCACGGCTGCCAGCAATCACCCCGTGCTGCTTTCGGGCCTGGTGCTGGTCACCAATGCCCTGATCGCCGGTGGCCTGATCCGGGTGTTCGGCCTGATCTGGGCCGGAGAGCCCTCGGTGTTCACGATCCGATCAGCCGAGGTGCTCTGGCTGATGGTGCTGCCGGCCACGGTGCTGATGGGCGTGGTGCTGCACCTGCCTGTGATCCTGGCCGTGAACCACGTGTTCCCCCTCAATCCCCTGCTGGCGTGGAGCCCCACGGCGCTGCTGCTGCTGACCAGCACCCTGGTGGGGGGCGGACTGTCGGCCGTGTTCTATCTGCGGCCCCATCCCCTCGCCAAGCTTCCCGCCATGCTCGGCGGCCTGCAGGCCTGGCTCGCCCAGGACATGCAGACCGAGCGCTTCTACCACCGCACCGTGGTGGCGATGGTGCTGGCCCTCGCCCGGATCGGGGCCTGGAGCGATGCCCGCCTGGTGGATGGCTTCAGCAGCGGCACCGGTGCGGCTGCCATGGCGGGGGCCCGGCGCCTCAGCTTCACCACCTCCGGCCGCTCCCAGGCCTATGCCCTCACCCTGGTGCTCGGCGTGCTGCTGATGGCGGCGTGGCTGATCGCCGGGGGTGGCCAGCCCGTTCCCCAGACCCTGCCCTGA